The genomic DNA ACCGGCTTAACACCTCACGGGCAAACTCTGCTTCCATCGCGTCCCTCCACTCCCGGACGCTATAGCAGAGCCGTTTTCTCTTGTCAGACCACCACTTTACCTCAGGCCTCGACCTTTACAGCGGTGGGGCTGGACCTCCGCACTGACGGTGCCCGTACTCTACTTCTTTCGGCGGCGCGTCTTCTCCGAAGCCCAAGCGCGAGCTGATGCACAGACGGCTGTGCGCGGGTTCCAATTGGTGCCGCTCACAACGGCTATCCTGGACACCGCCACGGCTTCTTCACTGCCGGACTTTGAGGATAATATCCAGTTAGCCAGTGCGCAGACGATCCAGGCCGCGTATCTGATTACGCGCAATACCAAAGACTTTCAGCCTGTGCCGCTTCCTGTGGTGACGCCCGAAGCTTAGCTAGCGCTGGACGCCGTGACCACACTCTACCGCACCCACCTCGCTGCCAGCACGGCAGAAGACAAAACCTAAGCCTTGCTCTGCGCCCGCCAGAAAGCCGTACTGCAAACCCTCGACTTCCTGCTCAAGGGCGCGGGCAGCTAAGAGAAGAATGCCTATCACCGCGAGTGAGAAGCATGGAGACGGGCGATCACATTCCCCGTAGCACCCGGTGTTGTAACCTCACTGTTTGTCAGTACTAAGCCAACGAATTTCGTCAGTTTCTAGCGGATGTGTTGCCCGCAGGGCCAGTTGCTCATACGGATCATCTTCCTGAGAGCTTGGGATGGTTAAATAAATATAGTCCTTCTTTCCAGAGAGGAAGCCAATCCTATCAAGCTGGAGAAGAGTTCCAGACTTCGTTTGCAAAGTAGCAGCAATAGACACCCAGTTTCCATCCGGTGCTCGTAACTGCCACCGTTTGGTGTCGCTCTCGTAGCCCGGCGGAATCGCAACACACAAACTTGTAAAATATCCTGTGGTCGTCAGTGGTGGGTGAGGAGTGATGAGAAGCGGTGTAGAACTGAGCGTGACCGGAGCGGTAATGAGCATGCGGTTTTGTTCTCTGGACTGGCACGAGCTAAGGCATAGCCCAATAAGAATCACCCACCACGTAGTTCTCCTTCGGGTGTCTTTTTTTCTGGAAGAGGCAGGAGGCTTGAGGCTCCTGCCCATGACTTCCAATGCCGCCTTCGTTATTTGGCCCATGGCGCACTCGATCCTGTCGGTGGAATAAATGGAGGATAGAGGTTGACCCCGTTATTCAAGCCAGAGTTTAACAGGGACTGCCCAAGTGAAGTCGGAAAGAACGGCGAGCCCATATCATGCCCGAGATTGTTTAACCCCTGTTCAATGGCATCCTCACACTTGTTGGTGAGAGGGTTGTACTTGTTCGTTTGCTCGTAGTTCTTGGGAAAGTCTTCGAGTCTGCGTTCCTCATCAGGCGTGAGATTTAGCTTTGTTCCGATCCCCTCTCGAAATCCGTTTTTGAGTAAGGAGTCTCCAATAGGTACTTTACCCATCCCACTCGGCCCCCACGAGTACGAGTTCCCGTTGATCGTTGCGGAGGCATGGCCAAACGAGGATTCTCCCCATCCTACCGGGGGCCAAATAATCACTTCAGAATACCAGCCCCACGGATCAACCAGATTGACCGGATCATTGAGCACATAGCCGTAGAGGTTGGTATCGCCACCATTGAAGCCGAGGGGATCTTTCGTGGCGATGAATTAAGAATCGTGTCGTAGGTGCAGCATAGAAGTCGTAACGCGATCAAACCCCACTTGGATGCTCAGCTGCCGGAAGGATGAACGGCAGAATAAAATACCCCGTGGCCTGTTGGATGCTGTGGCTCACCTCTATCGCGTATCGCTCGAGTTCAAGCTGGTCCCCATCAACGTATACATTGAGATCCAAGTCTTCGTCCTCATATCCTTCGCCATCCAGAAGAAAGCGGCTCTGGGGATACCGTTTCCGGAACTCGGTCTTAAATAACTCTGTTGCTTGTCCTAAAGACAAAGGTTGCAAGTTAAGGGTGCTGGGCATGGTATCCCTCCACAGTGGTCACAATCTGTTCAGCCAAGGTAACGCTCGTTTGGGCAGTGATCGTCGAGATAGTTACCTGGGCACGGTAGTCGCCGCGAATGCGCTGCATATACTGCCAACGGAGTTGGAGCGCTACGGACGAGGTCAGGATGGCGCTAGAGCGAGGATTGGCGGCCACCTCCGCAGTCACAATGCCATGTTCCCAGCGATTCGCAGGTCGCCCGCTTTTCCCAGCGTAGTTCTGCGGTTTCAGCCCGAGCTTTTCGAGCAACGCGATGCCCGCGTGATACGCGGCGTAATACGCACGGGAGACGGTCGAGCGATGTCGCCCGTGCGTTAACAGCAGCTTCGCATCTTCCAACAAGGCCCGCGCCAATTCGAGTTCAGGATTCACGCAGCCATATTAGCTCACTCGAGCGAGCCGAGTAAGTCTGACAACTCGAAACGTTGGCAGCGACAGGCCGCTAAACCTTGGGACGCAAAAGTCTGACACTGATTAGTCGGCATCCATGGTCCGGTAGATTGCCCTGGAGCAATCGCCTCATTTACGCATTGTTCGTCCACATCTGGTTTCTCTTCGCAGGTGGCATCGGGAGCTTCAGATTGGTCAGTGTGATCAACCGTCTGCGTTGACGTATAGAGAATATCGGAATTTCCTTGTCCGGGAATTTCGTTGGGGCGAGCGCCCATCCCAGCCTCATACGTATCAGTCTTGAGCCACCAATGATCAAACTGATTGGCGGGGAATGGCAGATCTACTTTCCTCTTGCAAGAGCAAGACTTTCAATCCCCACGGATCGATAAAGTTCACCGGATCATTGAGCACATAGCCATAGAGGTTGGTGTCGCCGCCCGCAAAGCCAATGGGATCTTTGGTGGCTGAGCTTACAGCACGGCGTCATCAAAAAGCACAACTACATGCTGACACTCAAGAAGTGCGTCATGGTCAGCTAAATCAGTATTCGCCGTTGAAGTAACAATGCGTACCCGACAGTATTCCAACTCGCGAAAATCTAACCTGCCAAAGTCAAAGAAATCAATAAATCGTAGATCCACTTCATCAGGTTTGATAAAGGTCATTTGCTGGTCCCAATATGGAGAGGCCTTCTTTTCTCGGTTTATATGAATCGGTACCCCACTCGTCGCAGAGGGAACGACGCGAAAGAAAGAAAGCGGTTGCGGTGACTGCTCAAAAGCTCGTGCTTTCCTATGCGTTCGTCTGTCAACTTGGTTGAGAACAAGTGCGCTAAAAAGTTGCCCGCATATTTCTTCATATTCGTCAGCAAGATCCCAGTCCGTATTAGAGAATGCAGCCTCGAAGAAATACGTATTCCAGAGGTGCCGGACACACTCGCGATAGCGATTAAGGAGCTGAGTCACATCTTTCATCAATGAATTCTCTTAGAATAGCAGACGCAGGTGTCCGGATTCTGATCCCAAATCAATTGATGACTGTTCGTCGTGCCATCTGCATGTGTATGCGTCCAAACTGGACTCGGTGGAGGGCACGGATTACATTTACCATTACAATCTCTACCTGGATTGACCGTCAAGGGAAAGGCATATGGATCATTGTGAGCACGTGACAGATGATCATTCGAGCCCAGCATGTCTGCAGCGTCTCCAGCAGGTGATGGCAGCAACAAATCCCCAATAGTCATCCCAATGCCGCCTGCTACCCCTGCTGCGACTCCCCCTACTAGCGCCCCAGCCCCTGCGACTGCTCCAGAAATCGCAGCAACGGCAGCAGTCGCGCCATCGGGATCATAAAGATTCACCGGGTCATTCAACACATACCCATACAGGTTGGTATCGCCGCCACTAAACCCGATCGGCGGAAACAGGGGACGTTGTTGAATTTATGGAATTACATTGGTCACTCACAACACTCCACGAATTTAACAACGTCCCCTATTGTCCTGCACCGGATCGCCGCCGCCCCGATTACTGGCGCCGGCGCAAGATTCCCTAGCCGGGATAGATTACCGTTAGTAACTCACAGTGATTATAAGTATGAGCGAGCAGGTCGCCCGTGGCACCTGATGCTTCGCCCATTTCCTTGACAGACTTCACTCTGCCTCGTCTCTCTTCAAGATAGCGTCGACCTCAGGCAGCGCAGCTGCTAGTTTGGCTCGCTCTTCATCAGATAGGTACAGGTAACTATCCTTCTCGTGAGCAATTGAGATGAGCCAGGGGACTTCATCTTCTCTCAGCAGGCACAGATCTTCTGGCAACTTCGGTTGCTCCCAATCGTAAAGTCCTTCGCCGAGGCGCTTGAAGATTGCTGCACTCCCAAGTTCATATCTATAGCGGCGCACGGTTGCCTTTTCCCCATAGAGAATAGCTCCTGGCCACTCCGACGTGACTTGAGTGTCAGCCAGATATGGTTCAAGCTCCTGTAGAGCCTCTGACACAGAGAGTTCCTGCCGAAGAGAGGGACGGATCACGAGGAGGGCCTTTGAGCATTCACCCAGTGCATAGTCAAGGAGCCGTCGATAGGTGTTGCCGCGCACCTCAGACACGAGTGTGTAATTAGTCCTGTTCATAGTTATTTAAGGAATATGTGATCTCTCCCACCAATGTGTATATGAGGGTTCTTGCCGTATTTCCGTTTGGGGTGACACTCTGGACCACGCTGATCCACCCCTAACTCATCCGGCCAGTCCTTTAGCGCCTGAGCGTCTTGTGGCGTGATCCCGTTGCGTTGAGCATCCCTTGCTAGCTCGTCTAGTGCTTGCTCGTCTGGAGTAAAGG from Deltaproteobacteria bacterium includes the following:
- a CDS encoding HEPN domain-containing protein, translated to MNPELELARALLEDAKLLLTHGRHRSTVSRAYYAAYHAGIALLEKLGLKPQNYAGKSGRPANRWEHGIVTAEVAANPRSSAILTSSVALQLRWQYMQRIRGDYRAQVTISTITAQTSVTLAEQIVTTVEGYHAQHP
- a CDS encoding PIN domain-containing protein, translated to MPVLYFFRRRVFSEAQARADAQTAVRGFQLVPLTTAILDTATASSLPDFEDNIQLASAQTIQAAYLITRNTKDFQPVPLPVVTPEA